A genomic window from Candidatus Denitrolinea symbiosum includes:
- a CDS encoding aspartate aminotransferase family protein produces the protein MSSLPFPKRGLPRDEVLAFMRAARDRDVQWQRGRVFGLVYHVNDEIDDLLKEASNLFFSENGLNPTAFPSLRKFETEIVAMTASLLGGDASAAGNITSGGTESLLCAVKTARDWARVNRPDVSAPEILMPVTAHPAFEKGAEYFGLRVMKTPVRADFRADVEATRAAITPNTILMIGSAPSYPHGVVDPIRELAALAQERGILFHVDACVGGFVLPFVKKLGYEIPDFDFSVAGVTSISADLHKYGYAAKGASVILYKSAALRRHQMFVSTDWPGGIYPSPTMAGTRPAGPIVAAWAILNFLGEEGYLELNRQVMETVKHLQAGIRAIPGLKILSNPEMSVFALASDSLDVYQIADELSLRGWHLDRQQFPASLHMTVNFVHTEAADEFLRDLAACADSVRRPTLQKTATRLLVQAANALARILPEAWVSRLMSRASALLGGGGGGLPSRMAPMYGLIGSLPNRGDLKELVLDLLDSMTRLNQ, from the coding sequence GTGTCAAGTTTGCCGTTTCCCAAACGCGGACTTCCCCGCGACGAGGTCCTCGCGTTCATGCGCGCGGCGCGCGACCGCGACGTGCAATGGCAGCGCGGACGCGTCTTTGGGCTGGTCTATCACGTCAACGACGAAATAGACGACCTGCTCAAAGAGGCCTCGAACCTGTTCTTCTCCGAAAACGGACTCAACCCCACCGCCTTTCCCAGCCTGCGAAAATTCGAGACCGAGATCGTGGCGATGACCGCCTCCCTGCTCGGCGGCGACGCGTCCGCGGCGGGCAACATCACCTCGGGCGGGACGGAGAGCCTGCTGTGCGCAGTCAAGACGGCGCGCGATTGGGCGCGGGTCAATCGTCCCGACGTGAGCGCGCCAGAAATCCTGATGCCCGTCACGGCGCATCCCGCGTTCGAAAAAGGCGCGGAATACTTCGGTTTGCGCGTGATGAAGACTCCCGTCCGCGCCGATTTCCGCGCCGACGTGGAAGCGACGCGCGCCGCGATCACGCCGAACACGATTCTGATGATCGGCTCCGCGCCCTCGTATCCGCACGGCGTAGTGGACCCGATCCGCGAGCTCGCCGCGCTCGCGCAGGAACGCGGCATTCTCTTCCACGTTGACGCGTGCGTGGGCGGCTTCGTCCTGCCGTTCGTGAAAAAACTCGGCTATGAAATTCCCGATTTCGATTTCTCCGTCGCGGGCGTCACCTCCATCTCAGCGGACTTGCACAAATACGGCTACGCGGCGAAGGGCGCGTCGGTCATCCTCTACAAGAGCGCGGCTTTGCGGCGGCATCAGATGTTCGTCTCGACCGACTGGCCGGGCGGCATCTATCCCTCGCCGACGATGGCGGGCACGCGTCCCGCGGGACCGATCGTGGCCGCGTGGGCGATCCTGAATTTCCTCGGCGAGGAGGGTTATCTCGAACTCAACCGGCAGGTGATGGAGACGGTGAAACATTTGCAGGCGGGCATCCGCGCCATCCCTGGCTTGAAGATTCTCTCGAATCCCGAAATGAGCGTGTTCGCGCTCGCGTCCGATTCGCTGGACGTGTACCAGATCGCGGACGAACTCTCGCTGCGCGGCTGGCATCTCGACCGGCAGCAATTCCCCGCCAGCCTGCACATGACGGTCAACTTCGTCCACACGGAGGCGGCGGACGAGTTTCTGCGCGACCTCGCCGCCTGCGCGGACTCCGTCCGCAGGCCGACGCTCCAGAAAACCGCGACCCGCCTCCTCGTTCAGGCCGCGAACGCGCTGGCGAGAATCCTGCCCGAGGCGTGGGTGAGTCGTCTGATGTCGAGGGCATCCGCATTATTGGGCGGCGGAGGCGGCGGACTTCCAAGTCGCATGGCGCCGATGTATGGATTAATTGGCTCGCTCCCAAATCGAGGGGATTTGAAGGAATTGGTGTTAGACCTGTTAGATTCGATGACGCGTCTAAATCAGTGA
- a CDS encoding Na+/melibiose symporter MelB, with translation MTDAQPLKKKYLSFWTKLAYGTGDWGTAGYGTLRQIFYAIFLTDVVGLEPRLASVAALVGIIWDAINDPLVGMLSDRVRTRWGRRRPFLLFFSIPYGATFLLLWYAPPFEGQIAKAVFITLAFMISDTMETLVAVPFAALTPELTPDYDERTSLTGFRMFFNLAISLVTAVAAPEILDAALGAGMTQQQGYLIVAAIFGGLATIPFLLIFFVIRENQLTPEQEQEVSFIETVRTAWANIPFRFATAVYMLNWITFDLVALVLPFYLLYWIARGDLLARASVFGVSLSIESAVFAVLLVTAVAFLPLWVWVSNRFSKQIAYMMGMVFWAVVQLVIFSIQPGQVSLVLLMSFFAGISVSSAHLLPDSLFPDVIEWDELKTRRRSEGIYYGVKNFVRKLTGALAIFIGLQTLGWFGYQTPPEGATSFMQPDSALMAIRILIGPFGAVLLFSAVAMAWFYPLTRDKHAKIRRLLGRRKGREAVSE, from the coding sequence ATGACCGACGCGCAACCGCTCAAGAAAAAATATCTTTCGTTCTGGACGAAACTCGCCTACGGCACAGGCGACTGGGGCACGGCTGGATATGGCACGTTGCGCCAGATCTTCTACGCCATCTTCCTGACGGACGTGGTCGGGCTGGAGCCGCGGCTGGCTTCGGTGGCGGCGCTGGTTGGAATCATCTGGGACGCGATCAACGATCCGCTGGTGGGCATGTTGAGCGACCGCGTCCGCACGCGCTGGGGACGGCGGCGCCCGTTCCTGCTGTTTTTTTCCATCCCCTACGGCGCGACCTTTTTGCTGCTGTGGTACGCGCCGCCTTTTGAAGGCCAGATCGCAAAAGCCGTCTTCATCACGCTGGCTTTCATGATCTCCGATACGATGGAGACGCTGGTCGCCGTCCCGTTCGCCGCGCTGACGCCCGAACTGACTCCCGATTACGACGAGCGCACCTCGCTGACGGGCTTCCGCATGTTCTTCAACCTCGCCATCTCGCTGGTCACCGCGGTGGCCGCGCCCGAAATCCTCGACGCGGCTTTGGGCGCAGGCATGACCCAGCAGCAGGGTTATCTCATCGTCGCGGCCATCTTCGGCGGGCTGGCGACCATTCCGTTCCTGCTGATCTTCTTCGTGATCCGCGAGAATCAACTGACTCCCGAACAGGAACAGGAAGTCTCGTTCATCGAAACCGTCCGCACCGCGTGGGCGAATATCCCGTTCCGTTTCGCGACCGCCGTTTACATGCTGAACTGGATCACCTTCGACCTCGTTGCCCTCGTCCTGCCGTTCTATCTCCTGTATTGGATCGCGCGCGGCGACCTGCTGGCGCGGGCGAGCGTCTTCGGCGTGAGTCTCTCCATCGAGTCGGCGGTCTTCGCCGTCCTGCTCGTCACGGCGGTGGCGTTCCTGCCGCTGTGGGTGTGGGTCTCGAATCGATTCAGCAAGCAGATCGCCTATATGATGGGGATGGTCTTCTGGGCGGTCGTCCAACTCGTCATCTTTTCGATCCAGCCTGGACAAGTGAGCCTGGTGCTCCTCATGAGTTTCTTCGCGGGCATCAGCGTCTCCTCCGCCCACCTGCTCCCCGACTCGCTCTTCCCCGACGTGATTGAATGGGATGAACTGAAGACGCGCCGCCGCTCTGAGGGGATTTACTACGGCGTCAAGAACTTCGTCCGCAAATTGACGGGCGCGCTGGCGATCTTCATCGGCTTGCAGACGCTCGGCTGGTTCGGCTACCAGACGCCTCCCGAAGGCGCGACCTCGTTCATGCAGCCCGATTCGGCGTTAATGGCGATCCGCATCTTAATCGGACCTTTCGGCGCGGTCCTGTTATTCTCCGCCGTCGCCATGGCCTGGTTCTATCCGCTGACGCGCGATAAGCACGCCAAGATACGGAGATTGCTGGGGAGGCGAAAGGGTCGCGAAGCCGTGAGCGAGTGA
- a CDS encoding ATPase, AAA+ superfamily: protein MFTRSIEKDIQEYLSGDSRKVLFIWGPRRSGKSTLLAKISAERNARIFNFDFLSDREGFQPRRDVLEELARNHPLILIDEVQSFPESTVPLKLLHDEYNVKIIATGSSELRKKGQDFDSLAGRYQELFCLPFSVEEISANTPHKTYEQADFVNRLREEVLVFGSYPEVFTASEGTKDKTSLLENIVESYILKDIVSLYDLKNLKLAKDILTKIALQIGQEVSLREIASSLMANVGTVSNYIEIFVRNYVLIPLPSFKTNLRRAVSENRKLYFYDLGIRNALVKDFRRPDLRPDKGGVFENFIVSELEKRRRIQRLPMSAYFYREYGGKEVDIVLENYDKEYQCFEIKYESQKPTPVFPLPHALKTIDKNNFLDEIRQVQ, encoded by the coding sequence ATGTTCACCCGAAGCATCGAAAAGGATATTCAGGAATACCTGAGCGGAGATTCGCGCAAGGTTCTCTTCATCTGGGGGCCGCGCCGTTCGGGAAAATCCACCCTGCTGGCAAAGATCAGCGCGGAGCGGAATGCGCGCATCTTCAATTTTGACTTTCTCTCGGACAGGGAAGGGTTTCAGCCCCGAAGGGACGTTCTGGAGGAACTCGCCAGAAATCACCCTCTCATCCTGATTGACGAAGTGCAAAGTTTTCCCGAATCCACCGTACCGCTGAAACTTTTGCACGACGAATACAACGTCAAGATCATCGCCACGGGTTCCAGTGAGTTGCGAAAGAAGGGACAGGATTTCGACAGCCTCGCGGGTCGGTATCAGGAATTGTTCTGCCTGCCCTTTTCCGTGGAGGAGATCAGCGCCAACACGCCTCACAAGACGTACGAGCAGGCGGACTTTGTGAATCGATTGAGGGAGGAAGTCCTCGTCTTCGGCTCCTACCCCGAGGTCTTTACCGCCTCGGAAGGGACAAAAGACAAAACCAGCCTGCTGGAAAACATCGTTGAGAGTTACATCCTGAAAGACATCGTTTCCCTCTATGATCTTAAAAACCTGAAACTTGCCAAAGACATCCTGACCAAGATCGCCCTGCAGATCGGGCAGGAAGTATCCCTACGCGAGATCGCCTCGTCGCTGATGGCAAACGTCGGCACCGTTTCGAATTACATCGAAATCTTCGTCAGGAACTATGTCCTGATTCCCCTGCCCTCGTTCAAGACCAACCTCCGCAGGGCAGTCTCGGAAAACAGGAAATTGTATTTCTACGATCTGGGGATTCGCAACGCGCTGGTCAAGGACTTCCGCCGTCCCGACCTGCGCCCCGACAAAGGCGGCGTCTTCGAGAATTTCATTGTCTCTGAATTGGAAAAGCGGAGAAGGATTCAGCGCCTGCCCATGAGCGCGTATTTTTATCGCGAATATGGCGGCAAGGAAGTGGACATTGTTCTGGAAAATTACGACAAAGAGTATCAATGCTTCGAGATCAAATACGAATCCCAAAAACCGACGCCTGTCTTTCCGCTTCCACATGCTTTGAAAACGATAGACAAAAACAATTTTCTGGATGAAATCAGGCAGGTTCAATAA
- a CDS encoding manganese ABC transporter permease, which translates to MTWLIEPLSYPFMLRGLAAGVLVGIVCAVVGTYVVLRGMAFFGDALAHTVLPGVALGYLVGGGTRESLFWWALGTAVLASLGIGAISKNARIKEDTAIGVVFAGMFALGIAIISTVRSYAVDLSHFLFGDVLGVTNRDLILTLVFGGIVLLLVFIFYKEFLTLSFDPVLAATLRMPVDLLNNLLLAMIAVTVAISMQTVGVALMVAMLVTPAATAYLLTRRLWTMMLIAAVIGAASSVVGLYLSFYVNIASGAAIVLTATAIFIVVFLFNPRQGMLRK; encoded by the coding sequence ATGACCTGGCTCATTGAACCCCTCTCTTATCCCTTCATGCTGCGCGGACTCGCCGCGGGCGTCCTCGTCGGGATCGTCTGCGCGGTCGTCGGGACTTACGTGGTCCTGCGCGGCATGGCCTTCTTCGGCGACGCGTTGGCGCACACCGTCCTGCCGGGCGTGGCGCTGGGTTACCTCGTCGGCGGCGGGACGCGCGAATCGCTCTTCTGGTGGGCGCTGGGGACGGCCGTCCTCGCCTCGCTGGGCATCGGCGCCATCAGCAAAAACGCCCGCATCAAGGAAGACACCGCCATCGGCGTGGTCTTCGCGGGGATGTTCGCGCTCGGCATCGCCATCATCTCCACTGTCCGCTCCTACGCGGTGGACTTGAGTCATTTTCTCTTCGGCGACGTGCTGGGCGTGACCAACCGCGACCTAATCCTGACCCTCGTCTTCGGCGGGATCGTCCTCCTGCTCGTCTTCATTTTCTACAAGGAATTCCTCACGCTCTCCTTCGACCCCGTCCTGGCCGCGACCCTCCGCATGCCTGTGGACCTGCTCAACAACCTCCTGCTGGCGATGATCGCGGTGACCGTCGCCATCTCCATGCAGACGGTCGGCGTGGCGCTGATGGTCGCCATGCTGGTCACGCCCGCCGCCACTGCCTACCTGCTGACCCGCCGCCTGTGGACGATGATGCTGATCGCGGCCGTCATCGGCGCGGCATCATCGGTCGTCGGCCTGTATCTCAGCTTTTACGTCAACATCGCCTCGGGCGCGGCCATCGTCCTGACCGCGACCGCGATCTTCATCGTTGTCTTTCTCTTCAACCCGCGGCAGGGAATGTTGAGGAAGTAG
- a CDS encoding zinc-uptake complex component A, translated as MFRKLFWILTLAALAACSTPASPSTSGGLSVVATTSLIGDAARQVGGPRVTVRVLLPIGADPHAYDPRPQDVAALSGADLVLVNGFDLEVTLQPLLTDAANVVVVSEGIAALPFSGEEGGLDPHVWQDPNNVIVWTRNIADAFSKADPAHADEYQVNAEKYIAELTSLDAWIRERVAEIPEANRKLVTDHEAFGYFAARYGFEQVGTVIPSLSTGAAPSARELAALEDAIRSSGVKAVFVGSTVSPDLSRRVADDTGVRLVSLFTGSLSAAGGGAETYLDMIRYNVNAIVEALQ; from the coding sequence ATGTTTCGCAAACTTTTTTGGATTTTGACCCTCGCGGCCCTCGCGGCCTGCTCGACTCCCGCCTCTCCCTCGACTTCGGGCGGACTCTCCGTCGTCGCCACCACCTCCCTCATCGGCGACGCGGCGCGGCAGGTGGGCGGTCCGCGCGTGACCGTCCGCGTGCTCCTGCCCATCGGCGCGGACCCGCACGCCTACGACCCGCGTCCGCAGGACGTGGCCGCGCTGAGCGGCGCGGACCTCGTCCTCGTCAACGGCTTCGACCTCGAGGTTACCCTCCAGCCGCTGCTGACGGACGCGGCCAACGTCGTCGTCGTTTCGGAGGGCATCGCCGCCCTGCCTTTCTCGGGCGAGGAAGGCGGACTCGACCCGCACGTCTGGCAGGACCCGAACAACGTTATCGTGTGGACGCGCAACATCGCCGACGCGTTCTCCAAAGCCGATCCCGCTCACGCGGACGAGTATCAAGTCAACGCGGAGAAGTACATTGCCGAGCTGACTTCGCTCGACGCCTGGATCCGCGAACGGGTGGCGGAAATTCCCGAGGCGAATCGCAAACTCGTCACCGACCACGAGGCCTTCGGGTATTTCGCGGCGCGCTACGGCTTTGAGCAGGTCGGGACGGTGATCCCCTCGCTGAGCACGGGCGCGGCTCCCTCGGCGCGGGAACTCGCCGCGCTGGAGGACGCGATCCGCTCCAGCGGCGTAAAGGCCGTCTTCGTCGGCTCCACCGTCAGTCCCGATTTGAGCCGCCGCGTCGCCGATGACACGGGCGTCCGTCTCGTGTCCCTTTTTACAGGCTCGTTGAGCGCGGCGGGCGGCGGCGCGGAGACCTACCTGGACATGATCCGCTACAACGTCAACGCGATCGTCGAAGCATTACAGTAA
- a CDS encoding manganese ABC transporter ATP-binding protein, producing the protein MYPHILHRIDEPILDVQKLTVRYNGRAALDDVTFHLHAGERVAVVGPNGAGKSTLFKVVAGVLAPTSGSVTVSGTRPATHVCIGYVPQRSHVDWNFPVSVADVAMMGRSAVMGAFRWPTRRDWDFVRGALETVELADLAKRQISELSGGQQQRMFIARALAQQAELMLMDEPLTGLDLPAQEGILNLLDKLQKQNVTVMVATHDLDQAEKHFDRVMLLNRKVIGFGASKEVLTPERLMQAYGNRMRLVDADGKLMTFDEDCCGDE; encoded by the coding sequence ATGTATCCGCATATTCTTCACCGAATCGACGAACCGATCCTCGACGTGCAGAAATTGACCGTCCGTTATAACGGGCGCGCGGCGCTCGACGACGTGACCTTCCACCTGCACGCGGGCGAACGCGTCGCGGTTGTCGGTCCGAACGGCGCGGGGAAAAGCACGCTCTTCAAAGTGGTGGCGGGCGTCCTCGCGCCTACTTCGGGGAGCGTGACCGTTTCGGGGACGCGTCCCGCCACGCACGTCTGCATCGGTTACGTCCCCCAGCGCAGTCACGTGGACTGGAATTTCCCCGTCAGCGTGGCGGACGTGGCGATGATGGGACGCTCCGCCGTGATGGGCGCGTTCCGCTGGCCGACGCGCCGCGATTGGGACTTCGTGCGCGGCGCGCTCGAAACTGTGGAACTCGCCGACCTCGCCAAACGGCAGATCAGCGAACTCTCGGGCGGACAGCAGCAGCGCATGTTCATCGCCCGCGCCCTGGCGCAGCAAGCCGAGTTGATGCTGATGGACGAGCCGCTGACGGGACTCGACCTGCCCGCGCAGGAGGGGATTCTCAACCTGCTCGATAAACTCCAAAAGCAAAACGTCACCGTGATGGTAGCCACGCACGACCTGGACCAGGCGGAAAAGCATTTCGACCGCGTGATGCTGTTGAACCGCAAAGTGATTGGCTTCGGCGCGTCGAAGGAAGTCCTGACGCCCGAACGGTTGATGCAGGCCTACGGCAACCGAATGAGACTGGTCGACGCGGACGGCAAATTGATGACGTTCGATGAGGATTGCTGCGGAGACGAATGA